TTTCCTGGTCTTTTACTCATGACTTCTATTCTAGTACCTAATGCTAATGCTTCGTCTATATCATGGGTTATTAAAAATATAGTACTATTATTTTCCTTCCATATTCCACGAATTAGTTTTTGCATATTTGCTCTTGTAAAAGCATCTAATGCTCCTAAAGGCTCATCCATTAATATTACTTGGGGATAATTAGCAAGAACTCTTGCAAGGGCTACTCTTTGCTTCATACCTCCTGAAAGTTCAAAGGTAGGTTTATCTTCAAATCCTTCTAACTTTACTTGTTTTAAGAAATGTTCTCTTATTTCTACTATTTCTTTTTCTGGAAGCCCTCTCATTCTTGGCCCAAATTCTACATTATCTTTTATACTCATCCATGGATATAATGTTGGAGATTGAAAGACTACTCCTCTATGCCAATCAGGACCATTAATAGGTTGTCCTTGCATTAGACATCTTCCACTAGTAGGATTAAGATATCCTGCAATAGTTTTTAATAGTGTACTCTTTCCACAACCAGATGGACCTAATATACATATAAATTCCCCACGTCTAATTTCTAAATTTATATCTTCTATTGCTAATATTGTATTCTTCTTTTTTCCATATTCTACTGTTAGATTTTGAATGTCTATTAATACTTCTTGTTCTTTCACCAGTTCAATTCCTTTCTACTTTAATTAGAAATATATTATTCTGAATCTGACTCTAAAGATTTTTCAATATACTCTGGATTTACATATTTATTAAACTCTTCTTGAGTAGGAGAATTTTCTATGGAACCTTGTTCTTTTAAAAAATCTGATGTTTCTTTCATTATTCTTGCAAAATCTCCTGGCTCTTCACTTTTTCCTAAATATCTATCTCCTATTAGTTCCTCTCTTGGTATCCATATGGAACCTTTCATTTGAGTTAATGCTTCTTCTTTTTCTATTCCCAATTCTTCTGACACTATTTCTGCTGCTTTTTCTGGATCTTCTATATATATATCTGCTGATTCTGATAATAATGTTATAAAATCTTCTACTAATTCCGGATATTTTTCTGCAAATTCTTTTCTTACTACATCTACATTTGCAGTTACATAGCCTTTTTCTGCCATCTCCTCGCTGGATACTAACATTTTTCCATCTTCTAATATCTTCCCTAGGGATGGTTGCCATGTATATGCTGCTTTTATATCTCCTCTTTCCCATGCTGCTACTATTTCTGCTGTTTGCATATCTAATAATTCTACTTCATCTTCTATTCCTGCTTCTTGTAATGCATTTAATAAGACAAAATGGGATGTTGATGCAAAAGTTGTTGCTACTTTTTCTCCTGCTAAATCTTCTATTTTTTCTATTCCAGAATCATTTTTCACTGCTAATGCTTCTATTTCTCCTAGTATTTCATGTATCCATATCATTTCTACATCTAACCCCATAGCTAATGCTATTATGGAGTTTGTATTTCCCATTGTTGC
The genomic region above belongs to Senegalia massiliensis and contains:
- a CDS encoding ABC transporter substrate-binding protein, translated to MKNKIKIISIILTIGLLTITACGNSEETNTSSKGNENLPKEINFGILRVPNEETIAMAEGYFDEYFGEKGIETNFIVFDSGVDANKALASGSIDFATMGNTNSIIALAMGLDVEMIWIHEILGEIEALAVKNDSGIEKIEDLAGEKVATTFASTSHFVLLNALQEAGIEDEVELLDMQTAEIVAAWERGDIKAAYTWQPSLGKILEDGKMLVSSEEMAEKGYVTANVDVVRKEFAEKYPELVEDFITLLSESADIYIEDPEKAAEIVSEELGIEKEEALTQMKGSIWIPREELIGDRYLGKSEEPGDFARIMKETSDFLKEQGSIENSPTQEEFNKYVNPEYIEKSLESDSE
- a CDS encoding ABC transporter ATP-binding protein, giving the protein MKEQEVLIDIQNLTVEYGKKKNTILAIEDINLEIRRGEFICILGPSGCGKSTLLKTIAGYLNPTSGRCLMQGQPINGPDWHRGVVFQSPTLYPWMSIKDNVEFGPRMRGLPEKEIVEIREHFLKQVKLEGFEDKPTFELSGGMKQRVALARVLANYPQVILMDEPLGALDAFTRANMQKLIRGIWKENNSTIFLITHDIDEALALGTRIEVMSKRPGKILREFNVEFTNTIYKEDSDHIMYSEKYFQTKKEILDIINSQTEE